The SAR202 cluster bacterium sequence TCGCCTTGTCCTTCAACAAGTGAACATCCTCCAGAGACAAAAAAAGGAGAATCAGAACTTAATTGAAATGCTAATTCTCTCTGTTTTGATAATTCTACTTCTAATTTATTTATTTTAATTAATTCTTTTAAAACCGCAGTTGAATTCGAACTTCCCCCACCTAAACCAGATGATGTAGGAATATTTTTAGTTGTTACAATTTCTACTTGGTCTTGAATATGAAATTCTTGTTGAAAAAGGTGTACAGCATCAAGTATTGAATTATTACTATCTTCAACAGTTGAAGGTATAAATACTGTTTTAGTATTTTTTGAGTAACTAATAGATATTTCGTCATGTAAATGCAGAGTATGCATAATAGAAGTTAAATTATGAAACCCATTATCAAGTAAACTATTAACTTCTAGACTTAAATTTAATTTTGCAGGAGATAATAAATTAAACATTGCTTTAATATCCAATATTTTTCATTGATACATACAAATTTTTCCAATTATCAAAAGTTAAGGATTCTGGTCTACTATCTATATCTATATTGCTAGCAACAAGCATATCTTGAAATAGAGTTTTTTCTATATCAAAAGCCTTAGTTATATTGTTATATAACTTTTTCCTTTTAGAAGAAAAACCTTTTTTTATTAAGTTGAAAAACATTGATTGATTATCTTTGTCTATTTGGGGAGATTCAAATAACGCAATTTTTATTATGGCAGAAAAAATTTTAGGAGAAGGTTTGAAGACACTTGGCGGTATTCTTTTTATATATGAGATTTCTCCAAAGTTTTGAAGTATCACTGCGGGTATAGACAATTTCCCAGGTAAGGCAGTCAGATTACGAGCAACTTCATCTTGTACCATAACTACAATTGATTTAGGGGGATTATGTAATTCAACGAATCTCATTATTATTGGCATAGCAGCATAATAAGGTAGATTTGCAACTAATTTATAATTAACCGAATTTACTATAGAAGAGATATCTATACTACGAGCATCTCCATAAATAACTTGGACATTAGAACTTTCAGGAAATTTATCATTCAAATCATCAAGTAAATTCTGATCTAATTCAATACACTTAACCAATCCAGCGAGTCGACTTAATTCCTTAGTTAACTTTCCACGTCCTGGGCCAATCTCTACAACCATATCATTTGGTTGTATTTCTGCAGAATTAATAATATATGATAAAACCCAATTTGCACTTAAAAAATGCTGACCTAAACTTTTTTTTGTTTTTACTGAATTATTCATGAGGGAATCGTATACCTCTCTATAAAGCCGTGCAACTTCCTTCGACAATCATTTATATAACGTATTAATCATCCAACTCTACTCCGATTAATCTAAGGCACCCAATTTCATATTTACCGCTGCTTCCTTCCAGACCTGACGGAATTCATATAATCTTGCCGCTCAGAGTCAGAACATCAACATCAAATAACTAACATTGGATATATTCATTAATGCCTCAGGAAGTAATCAATCCCGCTGTAGCGGATTGCGGGTACAGGGCACCGCTAACTCCCCATCTAGCACGACTATGTAAGTTTACCACTAAGTAAGAATCTGATAAAGTTGAAATCAAAAATTCTTACTATTGACGAACGATGGGACAAAAACTTGATAGAGACCGCAGTAATACCAGCAGCTGGTTTGGGTACACGATTTTACCCGATCACAGAATTCATTCCTAAAGAGCTATTACCAGTTGCAGATAAACCTTGCATTCATTATATCGTCAAAGAAGCTTGTAATGCTGGAATAAAGAATATTGTTATAATACTTTCTGAACGAAAAAAAATGCTAAAAGATTATTTTTCATTTGGACAAAGTTATGTAGAAAAATTATATAAATACTGTTCAGAAGAAACAATCAATGAAATTGAAGATTTTAAATCGAATCTTAACTTTTACTTCATAAATCAAGATAAACCTTTAGGGCTTGGACATGCGATTTTGTGTGCAGAGGATATAGTATCTAAGAATCCTTTTGCTATTATCCTACCTGACGATTTATTGATATCAAAGAAAGAATCAGAACTTTCAAGAATGATAAAAAGTTTCAATCAAAACAATGCAAACTATTTTACAATAAAACATTTAAATAAATCAGAAATTTCATCTTATGGCATCATATCCACAGATGAAGATATTAACGCTATCGATGAAATTGTAAAAATAAACAAAATTGTTGAAAAACCCCAGATTCAAGATGCACCTTCTGATTACGGAGTAATAGGAAGATATATTGTTAATCCAGAAATATTCGAAGCCATAAAAAATACTAAGCCTGGTGCATTGGGAGAAATACAGTTAACTGATTCACTTAATGAGATGATTAACAATAATATTGCAACTTATGGATATAAAATCTCTTCAACGAGATATGATTGTGGGACA is a genomic window containing:
- the ispE gene encoding 4-(cytidine 5'-diphospho)-2-C-methyl-D-erythritol kinase, which produces MFNLLSPAKLNLSLEVNSLLDNGFHNLTSIMHTLHLHDEISISYSKNTKTVFIPSTVEDSNNSILDAVHLFQQEFHIQDQVEIVTTKNIPTSSGLGGGSSNSTAVLKELIKINKLEVELSKQRELAFQLSSDSPFFVSGGCSLVEGQGEKITTGLGISNLWSVIFTPLNIEISNKTRFMYSLLSKQHYSDGSITTEIFNSINQPNSDLLQLLSNTVNTFEQVIDQAFLEYKYLKDKLLSLGVSFVRLSGSGPSFYTIVDNLDYARNIATKMKSNNLRIITSELQ
- the rsmA gene encoding ribosomal RNA small subunit methyltransferase A, whose protein sequence is MNNSVKTKKSLGQHFLSANWVLSYIINSAEIQPNDMVVEIGPGRGKLTKELSRLAGLVKCIELDQNLLDDLNDKFPESSNVQVIYGDARSIDISSIVNSVNYKLVANLPYYAAMPIIMRFVELHNPPKSIVVMVQDEVARNLTALPGKLSIPAVILQNFGEISYIKRIPPSVFKPSPKIFSAIIKIALFESPQIDKDNQSMFFNLIKKGFSSKRKKLYNNITKAFDIEKTLFQDMLVASNIDIDSRPESLTFDNWKNLYVSMKNIGY
- a CDS encoding UTP--glucose-1-phosphate uridylyltransferase, which translates into the protein MIKLKSKILTIDERWDKNLIETAVIPAAGLGTRFYPITEFIPKELLPVADKPCIHYIVKEACNAGIKNIVIILSERKKMLKDYFSFGQSYVEKLYKYCSEETINEIEDFKSNLNFYFINQDKPLGLGHAILCAEDIVSKNPFAIILPDDLLISKKESELSRMIKSFNQNNANYFTIKHLNKSEISSYGIISTDEDINAIDEIVKINKIVEKPQIQDAPSDYGVIGRYIVNPEIFEAIKNTKPGALGEIQLTDSLNEMINNNIATYGYKISSTRYDCGTPKGLSEATYKLSKLI